Proteins from one Poecile atricapillus isolate bPoeAtr1 chromosome 14, bPoeAtr1.hap1, whole genome shotgun sequence genomic window:
- the MAFK gene encoding transcription factor MafK — MTTNPKPNKALKVKEESGENAPVLSDDELVSMSVRELNQHLRGLTKEEVIRLKQRRRTLKNRGYAASCRIKRVTQKEELERQRVELQQEVEKLARENSSMKLELDALRSKYEALQTFARTVARGPITPTKVATTSVITIVKSAEISSSSVPFSAAS; from the coding sequence GTAAAGGAGGAGTCAGGAGAGAATGCCCCAGTGCTGAGTGATGATGAACTCGTGTCAATGTCCGTACGGGAGCTGAACCAGCACCTGAGGGGTCTCACCAAGGAGGAGGTCATCCGTCTGAAGCAGCGGAGGCGCACGCTGAAGAACCGGGGCTACGCTGCCAGCTGCCGCATCAAGCGTGTGACTCAGAAAGAGGAGCTCGAGAGGCAGCGGGTTGAGCTGCAGCAAGAGGTGGAGAAGCTGGCCAGAGAAAACAGCAGCATGAAGCTAGAGCTGGATGCCTTGCGCTCCAAGTACGAAGCACTCCAGACCTTCGCTCGTACTGTGGCGCGAGGGCCTATTACCCCGACCAAAGTTGCCACCACCAGTGTCATCACCATCGTGAAATCAGCCGAAATCTCATCCAGTTCTGTGCCGTTTTCAGCAGCCTCCTAG